From Rhodoferax sp. AJA081-3, the proteins below share one genomic window:
- a CDS encoding glycosyltransferase, protein MNIKIAYFINQYPKVSHSFIRREILALERQGFDVQRIALRGWSDSVADPEDLAEKNRTHYVLQGGIWPLVLATLRTMILNPIRFGAAFALATKVSRHADRSLPFHLAYLAEACRMLAWLQLHGARHVHAHFGTNSTEVVMLANALGGPGYSFTVHGPEEFDKPQFIHLGEKIRRSIFVVAISSYGRSQLYRWVELAQWSKVQVVHCGLEAAFHNVPLTDAPDVARLVCVGRLCEQKGQLLLIHALAELAQRGVPCELVLAGDGEMRPDVEALVAQHGLQTRVRITGWISSAQVREELLASRALVLPSFAEGLPVVIMEAMVLQRPVITTAVAGIPELVRNGENGWLVSAGAIDELTNAMADCLATPSIQLAVMGRAARARLGAPLRGYRSI, encoded by the coding sequence ATGAATATCAAAATAGCTTACTTCATCAACCAATATCCCAAGGTCAGCCACAGTTTCATCCGGCGGGAGATCTTGGCTTTGGAGCGCCAGGGGTTCGATGTGCAACGCATCGCATTGCGCGGCTGGAGCGATTCTGTAGCCGACCCCGAAGATTTGGCAGAGAAGAACCGTACGCACTATGTGCTGCAGGGCGGCATTTGGCCGCTGGTATTGGCAACGCTACGGACTATGATCCTAAATCCAATCCGGTTTGGGGCCGCTTTTGCATTAGCCACAAAGGTGTCGCGGCATGCCGATCGATCTCTGCCGTTCCACCTTGCCTATTTGGCCGAAGCCTGCCGCATGCTGGCGTGGTTGCAATTGCATGGTGCACGCCATGTTCATGCCCACTTTGGCACCAACAGCACTGAGGTGGTGATGCTGGCCAACGCGCTCGGTGGCCCTGGCTATAGCTTTACCGTGCATGGCCCCGAAGAGTTTGACAAGCCGCAGTTCATCCATCTCGGAGAAAAGATACGACGATCGATATTCGTCGTTGCCATCAGCTCCTATGGGCGCAGCCAGCTCTACCGCTGGGTAGAGCTTGCCCAGTGGTCCAAAGTACAGGTGGTGCATTGTGGGCTTGAGGCTGCCTTCCACAACGTGCCGTTGACGGATGCACCCGATGTGGCGCGCCTCGTATGCGTTGGTCGACTGTGCGAGCAAAAAGGTCAGTTGCTTCTGATTCACGCCCTTGCGGAGCTCGCGCAGCGTGGTGTCCCGTGTGAACTGGTCTTGGCTGGGGATGGCGAGATGCGTCCGGATGTCGAGGCGCTTGTTGCCCAGCACGGTCTGCAGACGCGGGTGCGCATCACCGGTTGGATCAGCAGCGCGCAGGTTCGCGAAGAACTATTGGCGTCGCGCGCTCTAGTGCTACCCAGTTTTGCCGAGGGGCTACCTGTCGTCATCATGGAAGCCATGGTTTTGCAGCGCCCAGTAATCACTACCGCCGTAGCGGGCATACCTGAGCTGGTGCGAAATGGGGAAAATGGTTGGCTGGTTTCTGCTGGTGCGATTGACGAGTTGACTAATGCCATGGCCGACTGCCTGGCAACACCTTCAATACAATTGGCAGTAATGGGACGTGCAGCGCGCGCGCGCCTTGGCGCGCCACTCCGTGGATACCGAAGCATCTAA
- a CDS encoding glycosyltransferase family 2 protein, whose translation MHSMTNRSDALKDRAVVAVVIGRNEGTRLKVCLASVVNVNLVQTVVYVDSGSSDGSADYARSLGCEVVDLDMSIPFTAGRARNAGFARAVACKPDLAHVQFLDGDCELLPDWLTAAQSVLQSSPQVAAVCGRLRERFPQKSIYNQMCDIEWNTPVGEAKACGGIAMFRVEAFAASTGFRETLIAGEEPELCIRLRSAGWKILRIDQDMALHDAAMVHFRQWWSRSTRTGYAFAEGASLHGRSPERHWVRESRRAWLWGAGIPVLVIALAIFFSPWALGLLLAYPLQVLRIYRKVYQSLPLAGWYATLQVVGKLPEALGQCKFLLNQMLGKRAALIEYK comes from the coding sequence ATGCACAGCATGACCAACCGCAGTGATGCGCTCAAAGACCGCGCTGTTGTTGCGGTCGTCATTGGTCGCAACGAAGGGACGCGATTGAAGGTTTGTCTGGCCTCGGTTGTAAACGTTAACTTGGTGCAGACCGTGGTATACGTGGACTCCGGGTCCAGTGATGGTTCTGCAGACTACGCCCGGTCCCTGGGCTGCGAGGTAGTGGATCTCGACATGTCTATCCCCTTCACTGCAGGACGTGCGCGCAATGCAGGCTTTGCGCGCGCGGTGGCATGCAAACCAGATCTTGCACACGTGCAGTTCCTTGACGGCGATTGTGAGTTGCTACCAGATTGGCTCACGGCCGCACAATCCGTGCTTCAATCCAGCCCGCAGGTGGCGGCGGTGTGCGGGCGCCTTCGGGAGCGCTTTCCGCAGAAAAGTATTTATAACCAGATGTGTGACATCGAATGGAATACACCTGTCGGAGAAGCAAAGGCATGTGGAGGCATCGCGATGTTTCGGGTGGAGGCGTTCGCGGCAAGCACGGGTTTTCGGGAGACGCTCATCGCCGGAGAGGAGCCGGAGCTTTGCATTCGACTACGTTCAGCCGGTTGGAAGATTCTGCGCATTGACCAAGACATGGCTTTGCACGACGCAGCGATGGTGCATTTTCGCCAATGGTGGAGCCGCTCCACGCGTACTGGCTATGCGTTTGCGGAAGGCGCGTCGCTCCACGGTCGGTCGCCCGAACGCCACTGGGTGCGCGAGTCACGTCGTGCGTGGCTGTGGGGTGCAGGCATACCTGTGTTGGTGATTGCGCTGGCCATTTTTTTCAGCCCGTGGGCGCTGGGTTTGTTGTTGGCATACCCCTTGCAAGTGTTGCGGATTTATCGAAAGGTGTACCAGTCGCTGCCCCTGGCCGGCTGGTATGCCACGTTACAGGTTGTCGGCAAACTACCTGAAGCATTGGGGCAATGCAAATTCCTGTTGAACCAGATGTTGGGCAAACGCGCCGCACTGATCGAATACAAATGA
- a CDS encoding glycosyltransferase family 4 protein, translating to MSHFDRVLIVAEHASAKFGGEAILPLHYYRVLRARNVPVWLLVHERTREELTALYPRDESHLLFVPDTWLHKFLWRVSQWLPTRLAGFTTGFAMRIATQLVQRRLIRELVKKEGITVIHQPMPVSPKEPSLLYGFGVPVVIGPMNGGMDYPPAFRQMQSRVERFSLALGRASANIMNRLIPGKRKAACLLVANERTRRALPSCAASTRCEVLVENGVDLALWQGSAKSAKVVPPPSAVTHFVFMGRLVDWKAVDLLLSAFAHAAKSCSISLEIVGDGLQRDSLEKFAKTLQLSGAHRESGKVHFAGWLGQAECASYIHDADALVLPSLLECGGAVVLEAMAMSLPVIATNWGGPADYLDVTCGILVEPSTREAFVADFAEALREFAESPEKRIAMGLAGRRKVLDQFDWEVKVDNVLKIYQAVAQK from the coding sequence ATGAGCCATTTTGATCGTGTACTTATTGTTGCCGAACACGCTTCTGCAAAGTTTGGTGGCGAAGCGATCCTACCCCTGCACTACTACCGGGTACTGCGTGCACGCAATGTCCCTGTGTGGCTGTTGGTGCACGAACGTACCCGCGAAGAACTCACTGCGCTCTATCCGCGAGACGAATCGCACCTGCTGTTTGTGCCAGATACTTGGCTGCACAAATTTCTATGGCGGGTCAGTCAATGGCTGCCCACACGATTGGCCGGGTTTACAACGGGCTTTGCAATGCGCATAGCAACCCAATTGGTGCAAAGACGCCTAATCAGAGAGCTTGTTAAGAAAGAGGGTATTACAGTCATTCATCAACCCATGCCTGTATCACCCAAAGAGCCTTCACTACTATATGGCTTTGGGGTGCCAGTTGTCATTGGCCCAATGAATGGCGGTATGGACTACCCTCCTGCATTTAGGCAGATGCAAAGTAGAGTTGAGCGGTTTTCCTTGGCACTTGGTCGTGCTTCGGCGAACATCATGAATAGGCTCATCCCCGGCAAACGCAAAGCTGCCTGCCTGTTGGTCGCGAACGAGCGTACTAGGCGTGCTCTGCCTTCCTGTGCGGCATCTACGAGGTGCGAGGTACTAGTAGAAAATGGCGTAGACCTAGCCCTTTGGCAGGGCTCGGCCAAATCTGCAAAAGTGGTCCCGCCCCCAAGTGCGGTGACCCACTTCGTGTTCATGGGGAGACTTGTAGACTGGAAAGCCGTGGACCTCTTGCTAAGTGCTTTTGCACATGCAGCTAAGTCATGTTCTATCTCTCTTGAGATTGTTGGAGATGGGCTACAGCGCGATTCCCTAGAGAAATTCGCGAAGACACTTCAGTTGAGTGGAGCCCATAGAGAGTCCGGGAAAGTTCACTTTGCAGGTTGGCTCGGGCAGGCTGAGTGTGCGAGTTACATTCACGATGCCGATGCTCTAGTGCTACCGAGCTTATTGGAGTGCGGTGGCGCAGTGGTGCTCGAGGCAATGGCGATGTCGCTGCCTGTAATTGCGACTAACTGGGGTGGCCCAGCCGACTATCTTGATGTGACCTGCGGCATCTTAGTAGAACCCTCAACGCGGGAGGCGTTCGTCGCAGACTTTGCTGAGGCTTTAAGAGAATTCGCTGAGTCCCCAGAAAAAAGAATAGCTATGGGTTTGGCTGGACGAAGAAAAGTATTGGATCAATTTGATTGGGAAGTAAAGGTTGATAACGTCTTGAAGATATACCAGGCGGTTGCACAAAAATAG
- a CDS encoding serine acetyltransferase, translating into MLNDDASRQDVVSASLPDLRREFKTWFSWAPSRSLIASIRSYQRISSDSMFGLAVKKTAILRHRFWSVVTGADIPIKCQIGGGLLMPHPNGIVIHPDAIIGPNCLLFQQVTIGQSKGGVPIIGGHVDIGAGAKVLGAISIGDHAVIGANAVVLRDVPSGATVAGVPAVVVAGDGR; encoded by the coding sequence ATGCTGAATGATGACGCAAGCAGGCAAGATGTAGTTTCCGCATCACTCCCTGACCTGCGCAGAGAATTTAAAACATGGTTTTCTTGGGCGCCATCCCGTTCTCTAATTGCAAGTATTCGTAGTTATCAGCGCATCAGTTCCGACTCAATGTTCGGATTAGCGGTCAAAAAAACTGCGATCTTGCGGCATCGATTCTGGAGCGTTGTGACCGGTGCAGACATACCGATCAAGTGTCAGATCGGTGGTGGTCTGCTTATGCCGCATCCAAATGGGATCGTGATCCATCCAGACGCCATCATTGGCCCCAATTGTTTACTGTTTCAGCAGGTGACCATCGGCCAAAGCAAAGGCGGAGTGCCAATCATTGGGGGACATGTAGACATTGGTGCAGGTGCAAAGGTGCTGGGAGCCATTTCAATAGGTGACCATGCAGTCATTGGTGCAAACGCTGTTGTTTTGAGAGACGTGCCAAGTGGGGCAACGGTAGCGGGCGTGCCGGCCGTTGTTGTTGCGGGAGACGGGAGATGA
- a CDS encoding glycosyltransferase family 2 protein: protein MTPVTVLLGVLAALLLIPCGVLCVQTLSALLLRRQLAAVHKPPAAVSDLPDVCLLMPAHNEASGIATVLRVLLPQLGPHTRLLVVADNCTDSTAAIVREFAQTCEFIAVVERHNAQLRGKGYALDYGVQHLTNQPPEVLVVVDADCEVAPGAIDAVSRLCSESGRPVQALYLMKSPRDAGVKVKLAQFAWLVKNHVRPLGFQRMGLPCQLMGTGMAFTWQQISQAKLHTGHIVEDMQLGIDLALAGSPPLFCPDALVTSMFPATAEGLDNQRTRWEHGHLGVILSQMPQLLWQGVRRRNWALFAMALDLCVPPVALLALLMVATMAASLALTWGGGNWLPLTLSAAGCMMLGGAVMGAWYGFGQGVISFWQLCKVPTYVLTKLPLYFYFLVKRQSSWVRSKRDGEQ, encoded by the coding sequence ATGACTCCCGTGACAGTTTTGCTTGGTGTTTTGGCGGCGCTATTGCTGATCCCCTGCGGCGTGCTGTGTGTGCAGACCTTGTCCGCACTGTTGCTGCGGAGGCAATTGGCCGCCGTCCACAAACCACCTGCCGCTGTCAGCGATTTGCCAGACGTGTGTTTGTTGATGCCTGCCCACAACGAAGCGTCGGGCATAGCCACGGTGTTGCGTGTTTTGTTGCCTCAACTCGGCCCCCATACGCGATTGCTCGTCGTTGCAGACAACTGCACCGACTCCACGGCCGCAATAGTTCGTGAGTTTGCGCAGACATGTGAATTCATCGCGGTAGTTGAGCGCCACAATGCGCAACTCCGCGGCAAGGGCTATGCGTTGGACTATGGTGTACAGCATCTCACAAACCAACCACCCGAGGTCCTGGTGGTGGTCGATGCCGACTGCGAGGTCGCGCCGGGTGCGATCGATGCTGTGTCGCGGTTGTGTTCAGAATCCGGTCGTCCCGTGCAGGCGCTGTATCTGATGAAATCTCCGCGAGACGCTGGCGTAAAGGTCAAGCTTGCACAGTTTGCATGGCTGGTCAAGAACCACGTAAGGCCGTTGGGATTTCAGCGTATGGGTTTGCCCTGCCAACTAATGGGCACTGGCATGGCATTTACATGGCAGCAGATAAGCCAAGCCAAGCTCCATACTGGGCACATTGTGGAAGACATGCAATTGGGTATTGACCTGGCCCTGGCAGGATCCCCGCCACTGTTTTGCCCGGATGCCTTAGTCACGAGCATGTTTCCTGCCACAGCCGAAGGCTTGGACAACCAGCGCACCCGATGGGAGCATGGGCACTTGGGCGTCATCCTGTCCCAAATGCCACAACTTCTTTGGCAAGGAGTTCGTCGCCGCAATTGGGCACTGTTTGCTATGGCGCTAGACCTGTGCGTACCGCCGGTGGCTCTGCTAGCGCTGCTCATGGTCGCCACAATGGCCGCTAGCCTTGCTTTAACCTGGGGAGGAGGCAACTGGCTGCCGTTAACACTGTCTGCTGCGGGTTGCATGATGTTGGGGGGCGCCGTCATGGGCGCCTGGTACGGCTTTGGACAAGGCGTGATCAGTTTTTGGCAATTGTGCAAAGTCCCGACTTACGTGCTAACCAAGCTGCCGCTTTACTTTTACTTCCTGGTTAAGCGCCAAAGCAGTTGGGTACGCAGCAAGCGGGATGGTGAGCAATGA
- a CDS encoding glycosyltransferase has translation MSAVRIVNFAEIADPEWTFLKDSIKTKDVSWSFHSASPRYWLERVVKRPNLARLRASLHVGFLARGTAADVIVSHLPRATLWAAMFAKLFFSKSKHLAFSFNFTELPKGLNKVLMRYAFRSIDRFVVFSEAERHIYASFFSLDINKFDAIRWCMNKPKTRALNASLPEKYICAVGGEGRDYKSLVMAAQQLPNLHVVIVARPDSLAGLHPSANISVFTNLKNEEFWHVVKNASFVVLPLKDGSTNCGHISIVGSQAFGKPIVSTYSSGTSEYLQHGQNALMSAAGDSLALGVNIKRLWEDKTLYEELSSNVTDHARKHSIDNWVTYFDRYLLSTSRL, from the coding sequence ATGAGTGCCGTAAGGATAGTCAATTTCGCAGAGATCGCAGATCCCGAGTGGACCTTTCTGAAAGATAGCATAAAGACCAAGGATGTGTCATGGAGTTTTCACTCCGCGTCACCGCGGTACTGGCTGGAGCGTGTTGTCAAACGCCCCAATCTTGCGAGACTGCGTGCTAGCCTGCATGTGGGTTTTTTGGCTCGCGGAACTGCTGCCGATGTCATCGTGTCGCATCTGCCCCGAGCAACGCTGTGGGCTGCAATGTTCGCCAAGCTCTTCTTCAGCAAATCAAAACATCTGGCCTTTTCTTTCAACTTTACAGAACTGCCCAAAGGATTGAATAAAGTCTTGATGCGGTATGCGTTCAGGAGCATTGATCGGTTCGTGGTTTTCTCCGAGGCCGAAAGACATATTTACGCGTCGTTCTTCTCCTTGGATATCAATAAATTTGATGCAATCCGCTGGTGTATGAACAAGCCGAAAACACGCGCGTTGAATGCGAGCCTGCCTGAGAAATACATCTGCGCTGTGGGTGGTGAAGGCAGAGACTACAAGTCGTTGGTAATGGCGGCTCAGCAATTGCCAAACCTGCACGTTGTAATCGTGGCACGACCGGATAGTTTGGCCGGACTACATCCTTCTGCAAATATCTCCGTATTCACAAATCTGAAGAACGAAGAGTTCTGGCATGTCGTAAAGAACGCCAGTTTCGTAGTTTTGCCGTTGAAGGACGGTAGTACCAATTGCGGCCACATATCGATTGTCGGTAGTCAAGCGTTCGGCAAGCCAATTGTCTCGACCTACTCCTCGGGTACTTCAGAGTATTTGCAGCACGGGCAGAACGCCTTGATGAGTGCTGCGGGAGACAGCCTTGCCCTAGGCGTAAACATAAAGAGACTGTGGGAAGACAAGACGTTGTATGAAGAACTCAGCTCAAATGTCACTGACCACGCCCGAAAACACTCTATCGACAACTGGGTCACGTACTTTGACAGGTATCTTCTGTCTACGAGTCGCTTGTGA
- a CDS encoding WecB/TagA/CpsF family glycosyltransferase, with protein MKSTIPNSERNVHCVLGLPFDAVSLEQAVESIRDAITRRAPCFISTPNLNFLIAGHTNAAFRNSVGRSDLSLADGMPIVWLAKLMGIPITQRVSGSDVFEALRQGVGPLLKVYFFGGPPGVAQRAAQQINTEGKGMVCVGFESPGYGTIEEMSRADTIAKINQSGADFLIVALGAVKGQSWIESNLEALQVPVVSHLGAVVNFVAGGVRRAPHWMQTTGLEWAWRIREEPTLWKRYLSDGKGLIKLLATRVTPFLYYKYLHRESAMRAIEVTIEWDNSEPTNIQLQGDDTLRCGAWLKNQLTQVSPGFKKLTVRLIELSWIPSDLLGMIQVIDSHGYITLQVLVDNVKPCALQQLSLSGCRYVSVHI; from the coding sequence ATGAAAAGTACTATTCCCAACTCTGAACGAAATGTGCATTGCGTGCTTGGCTTACCGTTTGATGCCGTGTCCCTGGAGCAGGCCGTAGAAAGCATTCGGGATGCTATAACCCGCCGTGCCCCTTGTTTTATTTCCACTCCCAACCTCAATTTTCTGATCGCCGGTCACACCAATGCAGCGTTTCGTAACTCGGTCGGCCGCAGCGACCTGAGTTTGGCCGATGGCATGCCCATCGTCTGGCTTGCCAAGCTGATGGGCATTCCAATAACGCAGCGTGTGTCGGGGTCCGATGTTTTTGAGGCACTGCGACAGGGTGTCGGGCCTTTGCTGAAGGTGTATTTTTTCGGCGGACCACCTGGCGTGGCGCAACGCGCTGCGCAACAAATCAACACTGAGGGCAAAGGCATGGTGTGTGTGGGCTTTGAATCCCCCGGCTATGGAACCATCGAGGAGATGAGCCGTGCAGATACCATTGCAAAAATTAACCAGAGTGGCGCTGATTTTTTGATCGTCGCATTGGGTGCAGTCAAAGGCCAAAGCTGGATAGAGTCCAACTTGGAAGCCCTTCAGGTACCCGTGGTCAGTCACTTGGGTGCTGTAGTCAATTTTGTGGCGGGAGGTGTCAGACGCGCGCCGCATTGGATGCAAACAACGGGACTTGAGTGGGCGTGGCGTATTCGTGAAGAGCCGACGCTCTGGAAGCGCTATCTCTCTGATGGCAAGGGACTCATCAAGTTGCTAGCAACCCGAGTAACCCCATTCTTGTATTACAAGTACTTACACCGCGAAAGCGCTATGCGGGCGATAGAGGTGACCATCGAATGGGACAATTCAGAGCCGACAAATATTCAATTGCAGGGTGACGATACCTTGCGCTGTGGCGCATGGCTAAAGAACCAACTTACGCAAGTATCTCCTGGGTTCAAGAAGCTGACTGTGAGACTAATTGAACTGTCGTGGATACCGAGCGACTTGCTTGGCATGATTCAAGTGATTGATTCGCATGGGTATATAACGCTCCAGGTATTGGTTGACAACGTAAAACCTTGCGCGTTGCAGCAACTCAGCTTGAGTGGTTGCCGCTATGTGTCCGTGCACATTTAG